A genomic region of Miscanthus floridulus cultivar M001 chromosome 3, ASM1932011v1, whole genome shotgun sequence contains the following coding sequences:
- the LOC136545731 gene encoding membrane protein PM19L-like, whose product MAGVGRNMVAPLMVLNLIMYLIVIGFASWNLNHYINGQTNYPGVAGNGATFYFLVFAILAGVVGAASKLAGVHHVRAWRHDSLATNAASSLIAWAITALAFGLACKEINVGGHRGWRLRVLEAFVIILAFTQLLYVLMLHAGLFGGSGGYRDHDYDFGGGAGAGEPKGPRV is encoded by the exons ATGGCCGGGGTTGGGAGGAACatggtggcgccgctgatggtgcTGAACCTCATCATGTACCTCATCGTCATCGGCTTCGCGAGCTGGAACCTCAACCACTACATCAACGGGCAGACCAACTACCCAG GCGTGGCCGGCAACGGCGCGACGTTCTACTTCCTGGTGTTCGCGATCCTGGCGGGCGTGGTGGGCGCGGCGTCGAAGCTGGCCGGGGTGCACCACGTCCGCGCGTGGCGCCACGACAGCCTGGCCACCAACGCGGCGTCGTCGCTCATCGCCTGGGCCATCACGGCGCTCGCCTTCGGGCTGGCCTGCAAGGAGATCAACGTCGGGGGCCACCGCGGGTGGCGCCTGCGCGTGCTGGAGGCCTTCGTCATCATCCTCGCCTTCACGCAGCTCCTCTACGTGCTCATGCTCCACGCGGGACTCTTCGGCGGCAGCGGCGGATACCGGGACCACGACTACGACTTCGGCGGCGGAGCGGGCGCCGGCGAGCCCAAAGGACCTAGGGTCTGA